Proteins encoded within one genomic window of Deltaproteobacteria bacterium CG11_big_fil_rev_8_21_14_0_20_49_13:
- a CDS encoding ABC transporter ATP-binding protein, with the protein MLRIDNIDKTYGKQVVFDKASLQIQPHERVGLVGRNGSGKSTLLKMILGEEEPDEGNIIVPRGYRIGHVAQHLHFTEPTILQEGCLGLPPDEMYDHYKVEAVLFGLGFTEKDMGLPPSTFSGGYQVRLNLAKVLVSHPNLLLLDEPTNYLDIVSIRWIIKFLRNWKHELVLISHDREFMDSVTTHTALIHRQRIRKLPGDTVKVYAQIKQDEDVHEKTRQNESKQREHIEAFVERFRAQASKASVVQSRLKLLEKLPKLEKLEEIADLDFAFRYSTFDAKRLIEVAGLSFGYEPSNLLIEGLDMTIGSEDRIGIIGKNGKGKSTLIKLLAGELEPLDGKIDIHPLARMGYFGQTNIDRLRPKYTVEEEIESANPNLGRTAVRSICGTMMFGGESAEKMVQVLSGGEKSRVMLGKIIATPTNLLLLDEPTNHLDMQSIDSMVATLSDFEGAVIIVTHSELVLHALATKLLVFQDGGVSWFNGTYDEFLEKVGWREEADEAEAKSTDVNPKKALRQSRAAVIAERSKVLKPLQEEIKSLESKIMRLEKEEAGINAKLSNVGALKGPEEIAELSRSIKKLKKDIDSNFAHLEKVSAEHDSLSAVFDAQLATLCNAAANRLNKDIV; encoded by the coding sequence GTGCTAAGGATAGACAATATAGACAAGACCTACGGAAAGCAGGTCGTTTTCGACAAGGCGAGCCTTCAGATCCAGCCTCACGAGCGCGTTGGGCTTGTGGGAAGGAACGGTTCGGGTAAGTCGACGCTTTTAAAGATGATTCTTGGCGAAGAAGAGCCCGATGAAGGGAACATTATCGTCCCCAGAGGCTATCGAATAGGTCACGTTGCCCAGCATCTTCATTTTACCGAACCAACCATCCTTCAGGAGGGATGCTTAGGGCTCCCGCCGGATGAGATGTACGACCATTATAAAGTCGAGGCGGTCCTTTTTGGGCTCGGTTTCACCGAAAAGGATATGGGACTTCCTCCTTCCACTTTTTCCGGCGGTTATCAGGTGAGGCTCAATCTTGCAAAGGTCCTTGTCTCGCATCCAAATCTTTTGCTACTCGACGAACCTACTAACTATCTCGATATCGTCTCTATCCGCTGGATAATAAAGTTCCTGCGCAACTGGAAGCATGAACTTGTCCTCATCTCTCACGACAGGGAGTTTATGGATAGCGTAACGACCCATACGGCTCTTATCCACAGGCAAAGGATAAGAAAGCTCCCCGGCGACACGGTAAAGGTCTACGCCCAAATAAAACAGGACGAAGATGTCCACGAAAAGACCCGCCAAAACGAATCAAAACAGCGGGAACATATCGAGGCGTTCGTTGAAAGGTTCCGCGCGCAGGCAAGCAAGGCCTCCGTCGTTCAGTCGCGGCTTAAGCTTTTAGAGAAGCTCCCCAAGTTGGAAAAACTAGAGGAGATAGCTGACCTTGATTTCGCGTTTCGCTATTCCACTTTCGACGCCAAGCGTCTTATAGAGGTTGCGGGGCTAAGTTTTGGCTACGAACCTTCCAATCTTCTCATAGAAGGCCTTGACATGACCATCGGCTCGGAGGACAGGATAGGCATAATAGGTAAGAACGGTAAGGGCAAATCAACCCTCATAAAGCTCCTCGCAGGCGAGCTTGAGCCTTTAGATGGGAAGATAGATATACATCCTCTTGCAAGGATGGGTTACTTTGGGCAGACAAATATCGACAGGCTCCGCCCCAAATACACAGTTGAAGAAGAGATAGAATCCGCGAATCCCAATCTTGGCAGGACCGCCGTCAGGTCCATATGCGGCACAATGATGTTCGGCGGAGAATCTGCCGAAAAAATGGTGCAGGTCCTCTCCGGTGGCGAAAAGAGCCGCGTGATGCTCGGTAAGATCATCGCCACTCCCACTAATCTCCTTCTTTTAGATGAACCCACGAACCATCTCGACATGCAGTCCATAGATTCTATGGTGGCGACGCTCTCTGATTTTGAAGGGGCCGTTATAATAGTCACCCATAGCGAGCTCGTATTGCACGCGCTTGCCACCAAACTTTTGGTGTTTCAGGACGGCGGTGTCTCATGGTTCAACGGCACCTACGACGAATTTCTTGAAAAGGTTGGCTGGCGCGAAGAGGCCGACGAGGCCGAGGCGAAGAGCACAGACGTAAACCCCAAAAAGGCGCTCCGCCAAAGCAGGGCCGCAGTGATTGCCGAACGCTCGAAGGTTTTAAAGCCGCTCCAAGAGGAGATAAAGTCGCTCGAATCTAAGATCATGAGGCTTGAAAAAGAAGAGGCCGGCATTAACGCAAAACTTTCAAACGTAGGCGCACTTAAAGGTCCGGAGGAGATAGCCGAACTTTCAAGGAGCATTAAAAAACTAAAAAAAGATATCGATTCGAATTTTGCCCATCTCGAAAAGGTCTCGGCAGAACACGACAGCCTCTCCGCCGTCTTCGACGCCCAACTCGCCACCCTTTGCAATGCGGCCGCCAATAGATTAAATAAAGACATTGTTTGA
- a CDS encoding excinuclease ABC subunit C, which produces MFYVYVLHSEKDGKLYTDFRNDLKNRIKCHEQGKVASTKDRRPVKQIYYEAYLLEDDAKSRELFLKSGSGKKFLRKQLANYFAENLWK; this is translated from the coding sequence ATGTTCTATGTTTACGTCCTCCACAGTGAAAAAGATGGCAAACTCTACACGGATTTCAGAAACGACCTCAAAAATCGCATCAAATGTCACGAACAGGGCAAAGTGGCCTCAACTAAAGATCGTCGCCCGGTGAAACAGATCTATTACGAAGCCTATTTGCTGGAAGATGATGCCAAATCAAGAGAACTGTTTTTGAAGAGTGGTTCAGGTAAGAAATTTTTGAGGAAACAATTGGCCAATTACTTTGCGGAGAATCTGTGGAAATAA
- a CDS encoding AraC family transcriptional regulator: MLTNLVKSVEELKMKPTLKHIDPMLVVGIGVRTTNHAESKKDTAKIPALWGRFFQENLSGKIPNQIQSSQTYGVYSSYESDCDGKYTVTAGKCVSRVDNLPQYLAMVNVEGGSYLVFEGKGPMPEIVINIWKEIWNYFSSKQELKRRHTTDFELYKAGGEVAIHIAVM, translated from the coding sequence ATGCTCACAAATCTGGTGAAATCAGTGGAGGAGTTGAAAATGAAGCCAACACTGAAACATATCGATCCAATGTTAGTTGTTGGAATCGGCGTCCGCACAACAAATCATGCGGAGTCGAAGAAGGATACGGCTAAGATCCCAGCACTCTGGGGAAGGTTCTTTCAAGAGAATCTCAGTGGCAAGATCCCAAACCAAATTCAGAGTTCTCAAACATACGGTGTTTACTCATCCTACGAGTCGGATTGTGATGGGAAATACACCGTTACGGCAGGGAAATGCGTTTCCAGAGTGGATAATTTGCCTCAATACCTTGCTATGGTGAATGTCGAAGGTGGGAGCTATCTTGTTTTTGAAGGCAAAGGTCCCATGCCGGAGATCGTGATCAATATTTGGAAAGAGATCTGGAACTATTTCTCGTCCAAACAGGAATTGAAACGGAGACACACAACCGACTTCGAGCTCTATAAAGCAGGTGGAGAAGTTGCAATTCACATAGCCGTTATGTGA
- a CDS encoding enamine deaminase RidA, producing EIKRTESSEEWAHSGIVEAGAYVFISYCIGNEGQSIENQINGAFDLLEKRLGSIGLNLESVVKMDCLFKNITDIHSLGKIIKERFNGKYPARKAFETKFVREGILFQVDAIAARN from the coding sequence GCGAAATAAAGAGAACTGAATCAAGTGAGGAATGGGCACATTCAGGAATTGTTGAAGCTGGAGCCTATGTCTTTATCAGCTATTGTATTGGAAATGAAGGGCAATCAATTGAAAACCAGATAAACGGTGCATTTGATCTTTTAGAAAAAAGATTGGGATCAATTGGTCTGAATTTAGAGTCAGTTGTAAAAATGGACTGCCTATTTAAGAATATTACGGATATACATTCGTTGGGGAAAATAATTAAGGAAAGATTTAATGGAAAATACCCTGCAAGAAAAGCATTTGAAACAAAATTTGTGAGGGAGGGGATTTTATTCCAAGTCGATGCAATTGCAGCAAGAAACTGA
- a CDS encoding AAA family ATPase, which yields MFQRIAPLPSNPKESFFLWGPRKTGKTFLIKHLYPNSHRIDLLNTDSFAKYSVRPALLREECLANIESDPTASRLVLIDEVQKIPKLLDEVHLLIEDHHFVFGMCGSSARKLKRGHANLLGGRAVRYELRGLTFPELGNEFDLTRLINHGYLPSHYLSGNHLKLTDSYVNEYLKEEIAAEGLVRNLPLFSDFLRAAAFSDTEIVNYSNIASDCGVSGKTVKEYFQILQDTLIGEFLPAYTRRAKRKVIHSPKFYYFDVALPNLLTRRGELQLGSEMAGKAFENWLFHELKSYITYKEKSDLLSYWKLADSGREVDFVVNDCEVAIEAKGTSRVRPDHLKGLRELKKEHQSIKKLLLVCLEELPRLTDDQILILPYRDFLQSLWQGDVF from the coding sequence ATGTTTCAAAGAATCGCGCCACTTCCATCCAACCCCAAGGAATCTTTTTTCCTATGGGGACCAAGGAAAACGGGCAAAACATTTCTTATTAAACACCTATACCCAAACTCTCACAGAATTGACCTGCTAAATACCGACAGCTTTGCGAAATATTCTGTCAGACCAGCCTTATTACGGGAAGAATGTCTGGCCAATATTGAAAGCGACCCAACTGCATCCAGACTTGTTTTAATAGATGAGGTTCAAAAGATCCCGAAACTTCTGGATGAGGTGCATCTTCTTATCGAAGACCATCACTTTGTTTTTGGCATGTGCGGATCATCAGCCCGTAAACTTAAGCGAGGTCATGCCAATCTACTAGGTGGGAGGGCTGTCCGCTATGAATTGCGCGGTCTCACTTTTCCGGAACTGGGGAACGAGTTTGATCTCACGCGCCTCATCAATCACGGCTATCTTCCCAGCCATTATTTGAGCGGCAATCATCTCAAGTTAACGGATTCTTATGTCAATGAATACCTTAAGGAGGAAATTGCGGCGGAGGGGCTCGTGCGAAACCTTCCTCTTTTCTCTGACTTTCTAAGGGCGGCCGCGTTCTCCGATACTGAAATTGTCAACTACAGCAATATCGCCAGCGACTGCGGCGTCTCCGGCAAAACGGTCAAAGAATATTTCCAGATCCTTCAAGATACGCTGATCGGCGAATTTCTCCCTGCCTACACTCGTCGGGCAAAACGCAAGGTCATACACTCACCAAAGTTCTACTATTTCGATGTCGCTCTTCCAAATTTGTTGACCCGTCGAGGAGAACTTCAATTAGGTTCTGAAATGGCCGGAAAGGCCTTTGAAAACTGGCTGTTTCACGAACTTAAAAGCTACATCACTTATAAAGAAAAAAGTGATCTTTTATCGTATTGGAAATTGGCCGATTCCGGTCGCGAGGTCGATTTCGTTGTTAATGACTGTGAAGTGGCCATTGAAGCTAAGGGAACAAGTCGGGTGCGGCCGGACCATTTAAAGGGCTTAAGGGAACTGAAAAAGGAACACCAGTCCATTAAGAAACTTCTGTTGGTCTGTTTGGAAGAATTGCCACGGTTAACCGACGATCAGATATTGATCCTGCCTTATCGGGATTTCTTGCAATCGCTGTGGCAGGGTGATGTTTTCTGA